From the genome of Malus sylvestris chromosome 6, drMalSylv7.2, whole genome shotgun sequence, one region includes:
- the LOC126625769 gene encoding protein SENSITIVITY TO RED LIGHT REDUCED 1-like: MAASANILTAEDHTLNGEWTVVSSHRGVKRRNTPRMPTLAQKLQQQQPEPWAPTDFEINFIRESKLMQKMQICMKKLEMSQFFLNLLDQIGTPELSNCFLRVLSSESKMNMVIYGIGSLETYESPRLQLTLAILLKRNVSWIGDIEVFDPVLSATETRVLEALGCTVLSINEQGRRRAQKPMMFFMPHCEAELYDNLLQANWEVQLLDCIVLFGNSFEMYEQHLSEFKNSAIVDSTTRILAARKFTDEFRIKTVSDDYFSAFHDSSWHFFGPVLETELQLSR; the protein is encoded by the coding sequence ATGGCAGCTTCTGCAAACATTCTGACTGCTGAGGACCATACTTTAAACGGGGAGTGGACAGTCGTTTCATCTCATCGTGGAGTCAAAAGAAGAAACACACCCAGAATGCCAACCCTAGCGCAAAAGCTACAGCAACAGCAGCCGGAGCCTTGGGCTCCAACTGATTTCGAAATCAATTTTATCCGAGAATCAAAACTGATGCAAAAGATGCAGATCTGTATGAAGAAATTGGAGATGTCTCAGTTCTTTCTCAATTTACTGGATCAAATTGGAACTCCGGAACTGTCGAATTGCTTCCTTAGGGTTTTGAGCTCTGAATCAAAGATGAACATGGTGATATATGGAATTGGCAGCCTTGAGACCTATGAATCACCTCGATTGCAGTTGACCCTTGCGATCTTGCTGAAGAGAAATGTCAGTTGGATTGGAGATATAGAGGTGTTTGATCCTGTTCTTTCTGCCACCGAAACTCGTGTTTTGGAAGCTCTAGGCTGCACTGTGCTGTCTATAAACGAGCAAGGCCGGCGTCGGGCTCAAAAGCCGATGATGTTCTTCATGCCACATTGTGAGGCAGAGTTGTATGATAATCTTCTGCAGGCGAATTGGGAAGTGCAGCTGTTGGATTGCATCGTATTGTTTGGGAATAGCTTTGAGATGTATGAGCAGCACCTGTCAGAGTTTAAGAACTCAGCAATTGTCGATTCCACAACACGTATCTTGGCTGCTCGAAAATTCACAGATGAGTTTAGAATTAAGACAGTTTCTGATGATTATTTTAGTGCTTTTCATGATTCAAGTTGGCATTTTTTCGGCCCTGTCCTTGAGACGGAGCTGCAGTTGAGCAGATAA